CCTCTTGGGGGCTTCGCCCCCGCCGGCTCGCGGCCTTCGGCCGCCCCGGATCGCTGAAGCGATCCTCCCACCCGGCATCCCCATAATGAGCCGGCTTCGCCGGCACGCCTTTGTTTGTTTGGGGATGATGGCAACCGTCGCGCCTCTATCGCCAACACACAACCTAGCCCCACCGTTGCAAATGGCTTTCCAGAAAAGCCAAGCGGATAGGGGGGCGCCGATCGGAGAGGGCAGGGAAGGCGGGAACGTCCCCACAGGCGCGATTTCCGGCCCGTCTAGCCCCTTTCCGGGCGTTCGACAGGGTTTCGGGCGCCGGAACCGCCCAAGGCGCTCTACGGGCTTCCCAGGCGGCCGATTTCCCAAGCTCGATCCTTGCCATTCACCTGTCGCGCAGATGGTCCAGACCGGCTATATTGGATCGGCCCAACGGCACGATCGCGACCGGACCCGCCGTGGCTGCTAACGCGGCGGGTCCAATCACGCCTTATCGAACTTCCCGGCGAACTCGCGATCGGCATAATAGGCGAGCTTGCCGGCGACGATCGGCCGTTGCCCGGCGAGGAACAGGAACTGCAAATCGTCCCGAAGGGTGCGGACCTCATCGGGCGTGAGCAGCGGGCGGCCGACATGCTGCGCGCCGAACGAGATTCCGGTTTCGTCACTGTCGATCGCGCGGCTCATCGTCTCGAACACGACGGTCTCCTGCCCGAGCAGATCGGAGACGAGTTTCGCGCTGTCGTGATCGTTGACGCCGAACACCTGTAGGACGCCGGCGTTTGACAGGAAGGTGCCGGCGCGGCGCTCGTAGAGCGCGCGGAGCTGGTGAACGTCTTGCAGGATCGGCCAGAGCTGGACGCCGTAGCCGGCCATGAGGCCCATTGCGCGCTCGACGGGGGCCAGATGGCCGAGGGCGGCGAACTCATCGAGCAGGAACAGCACCGGGCGGGCAGGGGAGGCCGGCGCGCGCGCAAGATCGGTCAGACCTTGCGCGAGCATAAGGCGCAGCCAGCGGGAATAGGTGGCGAGCCGATCGGGCGGCAGTACCAGATAGACGGTAGTGGGCTGCGCTTTCACATCGGCGAAGGTAAAATCCGAGTGCCCCAACACCGCCGTCATGCGCGGGCTGTCGAGGAAATGGGTATGGCGCTGCGCGGCCGAGAGGACGCCGGCCGCCTCGCGGTCGGATTTGCCGAGGTGGCGGTTTGCAGCGCGGGCGGCGAGGCCGCCTTGCGCCTGCATCGTTTCGAGCTGGGCGGTGAAAGCGGCGGGCGCGAGGGTGAGCCGGTCGCGCAGCGTGGCGAGATTGCGGGTCGGGGCCGGCTCGCTTGTGACGATCGACAGTATTAGGCCCGAGATCAGCGCCTTGGCTTCCTCGTTCCAATGCGCTTCGCCGGCTTCGCCGGGTGCGTCATAGACCAGCGCGTCGGCCAGCGTCATGCAGTCGTCGGCGAGATCGAGGCTTGCCCCATCGATGCGATCGAGCGGGTTGAACGCGGCGCTGGCGATGCCCGTCACCCCGAACGGATCGAGGACATGGACCGGGCCGAACTTCGCGTGGTGGCGCGCGGTGATGCGGGCATTTTCGCCCTTGGGGTCGATGCAGACGACCGGGCCGGGATAGTCGAGCAGGTTGGGGATGATGGTTCCCACCCCTTTGCCGGTGCGCGTCGGTGCCATCGTCAGCAGATGGGCCGGGCCGTCATAGCGCAGGAGCTTGCCCGATTTCGGGTCGCGGCCGATCAGCAGGCCGTTGCCTTGGGCGAGAGGCCGCGTCTCGCGGTCGGTGGCAAAGCGGGCGGAACCGTGGGTGGCGTCGCTGGCAGGACCGCCATATTGCAGGATGAGGGGCTGGAAGAGGGCGCGCAGCGTGACAAGGATGATGACGAGGAACGTCAGCATCATGCCTATCTGGTAAAGATGAGAATCCCGGGCCAAGCCGAGCAGCGAGTGCAGGAGGAATTGCATTCCCCCGGCGAGGACCAGGCCGACGATCAGGAACAGGATCGCGACGCGCAGCAGATGGCGGACGAGCGCGATGGGGCTGAGGGTTAGCGCCGTGATCGCCCATATCGGATTATGACGGGCGATGCGGGCGAGGTTGCGGATCGCGCGACCGAGCTGGTGCAGCCACTCCATGTCAGGCGGCTCTGCATGGGAGAGGGGGAGCCTTGCGAGGGTGGAGCGTCAGGCCGCGCACACCCGGCGCGGCGGCGATGCGGCGTTCCAGTGCCGCGACCTCATCCACCTTGTCGCTGGACCAGTCGCGCGCGACGTGGACGCCACCGGCGTCGGTTTCGAGATCGAGGCAGGCCAGATCGGGGCGAAGATCAAGCAGGCGCGTCAGGTCAGTGATCAGCTCAGGCGAGAGCGGGTCGGGCAGATTGCCCGTCATCACAAGCTGCCAGGATCGCTTTTCCCCATCGCCAGTCCTGCGCCTGCTCATGGTGCTGTCCTCCCTCAATCCGCGTCCAGCGCGAAATCCACCCGCACCGTCACGATGCCGGCGTTCGTTCCAGTCATCACCGGGGGCGCTTGTGCTATCTGCGGTGCCACGACGGGGGGCGGGGCGACCATGCGGGCGTCCATCTCCGCCATTGGCGGCATGTAGCCGCCTTGGCCGCCGTCGTGGATCGCAAGCACGCGTGTGATGCGAAGCCCGGCGGCCTTCGCATAAGCGTCTGCCTTGGCGCGCGCGGCCTTGTAGGCAAGATCATAGGCCCCCAGGTTCGCCTTTTCGGGGTCGGCGACCGACAGGTTGGGGCCAGACACGATATTAGCGCCGGCGGCCGTCACGGCCGCGATGGCCTGGCCGACGCGATCGGTGTTGCGGACGCGCACGGCAAGGGTGTTGGCGGCTTCGTATTTCCCCCGGTTGTCGCCCCAGGTGATCCGGTTCACCGACAGGTTGCGCGTCTGGATATCGCGCGCCGGAATGTCGAGCTTGGCAAGCGCGGCGGTAATCTGCTGCATCGTTTCGGCATTGCGCGCGCTCGCGGCCTCAGCCGTCGCGGCGATGCTCGACAGGCCGGCGGTGAACAGCGCCTGGTCGGGCGCAGCCTCGGCCCGTCCCGATCCGGTGACGGTGAGAAAGGTTTCATTCTCTTCCAGACCGCGCGGATCGGGCGCGCCGGGGGTGCAGCCGGCAAGCGCGATCAGCCCCGATACCACCAACAATTGCTTCATCCTGATCCTCCCGTCTGATTTTCTTCCGCTTCCGCATCGAACGCGCGTTTGCCGCGCCGCTTCCAAAGCGCCAGCACATCGCCGGCGTCGTCATCACGCGCCCGCCCAGCGAGTTCGAGCAGCGCGCCGTAGAGCGTCGCGCGATCGTCCTCGACCAGCTCGACCAGGCCGGCTTTCTGGACGAGCCCGCCCAGCTCGATCAGATGACGGGTGCGTTCGCGGCGTTGCACGACCCAGCTCCGGTTGTCGGTGCGCGCGCGGGCCGATTCAGCGCGCCGCCTCGCCGTCAGATTGCGCCGCTCCGCCATCGCCCTCGCCTTGAGCAGCGCCGCCAGCTTTGCGCCCGCGCCGTTGAAAGAAGGCAGCGCCCTTCGCGCGCCACGCCTCCTTCGCACTGGTGTCTTTCGACCCGACCGCATCGAGCAGCGCGCCGGCAAGCATTTCGGCATCGAGCGCATCGGCTCCGGTGGCGACGACAAGCTGGCCGAACTGTTCCACCTTCCGCGCCTTCAATGCACGGGCCTTGTCGTTCAGCGCCTTCAACTCGGCATCGTAATCGCGGACCTTACGCATCCCAGCTTTCCTCCGTTTCTCGTTCTGGCAGACCGGCCCCACAGTCGGCCCAGGGTAGGCGGCCCTCGACGCCATAATGATAGGCCGGTGTGACGCGCCCGGGATGATCGAGCGTGCCGACATGGAAGGCGACTTCCTCTGTCGCTACGCCGCTCGCCTCGTCGTAATGGATCGTGAGCGGCGAGCCGCAGTCGCCGCAGAACGACCGGACCGCGATCGGCGATGAGCGGTAGGATATCTGCGTGTCACCGATCCAGCCCACATCGTCCCAGCGCACCCAGGCGAGAATGGCGAAGGCGCTGCCGGTCGATCGCCGGCACATTGAGCAGTGGCAATAATGAACGCGGGGCGGAGCGTGCAGCACATAGCGCATGGCCCCGCAGAGGCATCCGCCTTCAAGCTCTTGATGCTCGCTGCCATCCATTAGCCAGCCCTCGCGCCCATGAACCGGAGCGGCAGAGTAGCAGGATCGCGGCAGGAAGGTAGCGCCCGAGCCAAGAAATGCGGCGAAGTCAATCACGCGAACGGCAGAGAGTGTGAGTGCGCGCTTATACGTCGTTGCCGACGTGCGCTTGAGAAGGCAGTATAGCGGCCGTCATGGCGATCTACCATTTCTCGGCCAAGGTCATCAGCCGTGTGAGCGGATCGAGCGCCGTTGCGAGCGCCGCCTATCGTTCGGCATCCGAGCTGTATGATGAGCGGCTTGGGCGGAACCATGATTTTTCGAATAAGGCCGGTGTCGTCCATTCGGAAATCTTGGCTCCCGAAGGTGCGCCGGAGCGTTTAAACGATCGCGAAACGCTGTGGAACGAGGTGGAGGCCGGGGAGAAACGCAAGGACGCGCAGCTCGCCCGTGAGGTGGAGTTCTCGATTCCGCGCGAGATGAGCGAAAAGCAGGGTGTTAGCCTCGCGCGCGACTTTGTCGAAAAACAGTTTGTCGAGCGCGGGATGGTGGCCGACCTCAACGTGCATTGGGACAAGGCGAAGGACGGCAGTCCGAAGCCGCACGCGCATGTCATGCTGTCGATGCGCGACGTGGGGCCGGAGGGGTTCGGCAAGAAGAACCGCGACTGGAACGGCACCGAGCTGTTGAAGGAATGGCGCGAGGCATGGGCCGCCCACGTCAACGAACGCATGGCCGAGCTGGGCCTTGAGGGGCGGATCGACCATCGTTCCTATGAGGCGCAGGGGATCGAACTGGAGCCCCAGCACAAGATCGGTCCGATGGGAAAACGGCACGAGCTTGAGGGCGAGGCTCACCGACGCGGCGACGATCATCTTCGTATCGCGCGCGAGAATGGCGAGAAGATCATCGCCAATCCCAGCGTGGCATTGGATGCGATCACGCGGCAACAGGCGACGTTCACCACCCGCGACCTGGCGATGTTCGTCCACCGGCACAGCGACGGCAAGGAGCAGTTCGACCAAGCCATGAGCGCCGTGCGGTCCTCGCCCGAGCTGGTGGCGCTCGGCAAGGATGGCCGCGATCAGGAGCGGTTCACGTCGCGCGAGATGATCGCGGTGGAGAACCGGCTTGAGCGCAGCGCCGGCGAACTGGCGAGCCGGGTAGAGCATGGCGTTAGCGATCGGCAGCGTGACGCCGCGTTGGCATCGGCCGAAGGCAGGGGGCTCACCCTATCGGCCGAGCAGCGCGACGCGCTCGACCACATCACCGGCAGAGAAGGACTGGCGTCTGTCGTCGGCTATGCCGGTTCGGGCAAATCCGCCATGCTGGGTGTCGCGCGCGAGGCTTGGGAGGGGCAGGGCTACAACGTGCGCGGTGCGGCCCTGTCGGGCATTGCCGCCGAAAATCTTGAGGGTGTTCCGGCATCGCCTCGAGGACGATCGCCAGTCTCGAGCACGCATGGGGCAGGGGCGCGAGCAGCTAGGCCCTAGGGACGTGCTGGTGGTGGACGAGGCGGGCATGATCGGCTCGCGCCAGATGGAGCGGGTGCTGTCCCAGGCCCGCGATGCCGGCGCGAAGGTGGTGCTGGTGGGCGACCCCGAGCAGTTGCAGGCCGATCGAGGCAGGCGCGGCGTTCCGGTCGATCACCGAGCGCCATGGCGCGGCCGAGATCACCGAGATTCGGCGGCAGCGCGAGGATTGGCAGCGCGACGCGACGAAGCGCTGGCGACAGGCCGGACGGCCGAGGCGATCCACGCCTATGACGGTCGTGGCATGGTCCATGCGGCCGACACGCGCGAGACTGCGCGCGGCGAGCTGGTGGACGGTTGGGATCGGCAGCGCCAGGCCGAGCCGGACAAATCCCGTGTCATCCTCACCCACACCAACGCCGAGGTCCGCGAGCTGAACGAGGAGGCGCGGGGCCGCTTCGCGCGACCGGCGACTTGGGCGAGGATGTGCGGTTCGCGGCCGAGCGAGGCTCGCGCGACTTCGCGCCGGCGACCGCTTGATGTTCCTGCGGAACGAGCGGTCGCTGGGGGTGAAGAACGGCACCTTGGGGACGATCGAGCAGGTATCGGCCGAGGGCATGAAGGTTCGGCTCGACAGCGGCCAGCGCGTCGCGTTCGAGGCCAAGGACTATTCGCACGTCGATCACGGCTATGCGGCGACGTTCCACAAGGCGCAGGGCGTGACGGTCGATCAGGCGCATGTGCTGGCGACCCCCGGCATGGACCGGCACAGCGCCTATGTCGGCCTGTCGCGGCATCGCGACGGCGTGCAGCTCCATTACGGCCGTGACGACTTTGCCGATCAGCGGCAGCTCGCCCGCACCCTGTCGCGCGACCGCGGTAAGGACATGGCGGGCGACTATGCCGCCGTCCGTGATGAGCAGGCCCAGGCCCGTGCGTTCGCCGAGCGGCGCGAGATCCGGTTCCCGGAACGCGCGCGTGAGATGGTCGCCAAGGTGCAGGCGAAGGCCAAGGGCATGTTCGCCGGGTTCAGGCCCAAACCGTCCTCGCCCGAGCTGGCGCGCGATGGAAAAGGGGGTCCGATTAACACCACCCCCGAGCCCGGATCGGCAGCGCCGAGCCAGGCCAGGGCGATCGAACGCTACGCGCGCGCGCAGGCCGATATGGACCGGATGCGCGAGAAGGGCTTGCCGGTGCTGCCGCACCAGAAACAGGCGCTGGCGAAGGCCGGCGACGCGCTCGATCAGGTGCGGCCCCATGCCGCCCAGGATTTGGCGTCCGCGTTCGAGCGCAATCCCGCGCTGGTGCGCGAGGCGGCCGAGGCAAGGCCGGCGGCGCGGCACGAGCGATGGCGCAAGAGGCCCAGGTCCGCACCAATCCCGAGCTTCGCGCCGATCGGTTCGTGGAGCGCTGGCAGGGCATGGCGCGCGAGCGGGCCGACCTTGCACGCAGCGGGGATCGTGAGGCCGCGCAGCGC
Above is a window of Novosphingobium sp. EMRT-2 DNA encoding:
- a CDS encoding conjugal transfer protein TraD; this translates as MRKVRDYDAELKALNDKARALKARKVEQFGQLVVATGADALDAEMLAGALLDAVGSKDTSAKEAWRAKGAAFFQRRGRKAGGAAQGEGDGGAAQSDGEAAR
- the mobQ gene encoding MobQ family relaxase encodes the protein MAIYHFSAKVISRVSGSSAVASAAYRSASELYDERLGRNHDFSNKAGVVHSEILAPEGAPERLNDRETLWNEVEAGEKRKDAQLAREVEFSIPREMSEKQGVSLARDFVEKQFVERGMVADLNVHWDKAKDGSPKPHAHVMLSMRDVGPEGFGKKNRDWNGTELLKEWREAWAAHVNERMAELGLEGRIDHRSYEAQGIELEPQHKIGPMGKRHELEGEAHRRGDDHLRIARENGEKIIANPSVALDAITRQQATFTTRDLAMFVHRHSDGKEQFDQAMSAVRSSPELVALGKDGRDQERFTSREMIAVENRLERSAGELASRVEHGVSDRQRDAALASAEGRGLTLSAEQRDALDHITGREGLASVVGYAGSGKSAMLGVAREAWEGQGYNVRGAALSGIAAENLEGVPASPRGRSPVSSTHGAGARAARP
- a CDS encoding type IV secretory system conjugative DNA transfer family protein, coding for MEWLHQLGRAIRNLARIARHNPIWAITALTLSPIALVRHLLRVAILFLIVGLVLAGGMQFLLHSLLGLARDSHLYQIGMMLTFLVIILVTLRALFQPLILQYGGPASDATHGSARFATDRETRPLAQGNGLLIGRDPKSGKLLRYDGPAHLLTMAPTRTGKGVGTIIPNLLDYPGPVVCIDPKGENARITARHHAKFGPVHVLDPFGVTGIASAAFNPLDRIDGASLDLADDCMTLADALVYDAPGEAGEAHWNEEAKALISGLILSIVTSEPAPTRNLATLRDRLTLAPAAFTAQLETMQAQGGLAARAANRHLGKSDREAAGVLSAAQRHTHFLDSPRMTAVLGHSDFTFADVKAQPTTVYLVLPPDRLATYSRWLRLMLAQGLTDLARAPASPARPVLFLLDEFAALGHLAPVERAMGLMAGYGVQLWPILQDVHQLRALYERRAGTFLSNAGVLQVFGVNDHDSAKLVSDLLGQETVVFETMSRAIDSDETGISFGAQHVGRPLLTPDEVRTLRDDLQFLFLAGQRPIVAGKLAYYADREFAGKFDKA
- a CDS encoding conjugal transfer protein TraD — protein: MQRRERTRHLIELGGLVQKAGLVELVEDDRATLYGALLELAGRARDDDAGDVLALWKRRGKRAFDAEAEENQTGGSG
- a CDS encoding GFA family protein; its protein translation is MRYVLHAPPRVHYCHCSMCRRSTGSAFAILAWVRWDDVGWIGDTQISYRSSPIAVRSFCGDCGSPLTIHYDEASGVATEEVAFHVGTLDHPGRVTPAYHYGVEGRLPWADCGAGLPERETEESWDA
- a CDS encoding SIMPL domain-containing protein, which codes for MKQLLVVSGLIALAGCTPGAPDPRGLEENETFLTVTGSGRAEAAPDQALFTAGLSSIAATAEAASARNAETMQQITAALAKLDIPARDIQTRNLSVNRITWGDNRGKYEAANTLAVRVRNTDRVGQAIAAVTAAGANIVSGPNLSVADPEKANLGAYDLAYKAARAKADAYAKAAGLRITRVLAIHDGGQGGYMPPMAEMDARMVAPPPVVAPQIAQAPPVMTGTNAGIVTVRVDFALDAD